The Bacillus sp. FJAT-27916 genomic interval AACTAAAGGGACGGATTCTTTATGAAAAAATTTTATCTCATCGGCTTGCTATGCCTCATCATGATTTCTTTCTTCCTGCAGCTTCTCGGGCTGATGCATGTCATCCCGCTTTACATTTCCTCTCCTATACTTTTTGCTTCATTCCTGATTTTTATTTGTGGTATTCGGCATAAGAAACGGTTTAAAGGATTTTAGACCAGACGAAAGAAAGCGGAGGGGATATATGCCCTCCGCTTTTACCTTGTTTATTTATTTAACAGCTGTTCCAATTCGGTTAATTTTTCTTCAAACACTTTGCATGCCGCCTCAATTGGCTCCGGAGACGTCATATCCACTCCGGCTTTTTTCAGCACTTCAATCGGGAAGTCACTCGATCCAGCCTCAAGGAATCCTAAATAGCGTTCTACTGCAGGCTGCCCTTCCTCGAGAATTTGACTGCTCAAGGCTGCAGCAGCACTGAAACCAGTTGCATATTGATAAACATAGTAATTGTAATAGAAATGTGGAATACGAGACCATTCTAAGCCGATTTCCTCATCAATCACAATATCCTCGCCAAAGTACTTCTTATTCAAGTCATAATACGTTTTTGTAAAGCTTTCAGCCGTCAGAGCAATTCCGTCCTGAGCCATCTTATGAATTAAATGCTCGAATTCGGCAAACATGGTTTGGCGGAATACTGTGCCTCTGAAGCCTTCGAGGTAATGGTTCAATAAGTAAATTTTCTTCTGCTCATCGTCAATTTCCTTTAATAAATAATCATTCAGTAAAGCTTCGTTTGTTGTTGAGGCAACCTCTGCAACGAAAATGGAGTAATCTCCATATTGATAAGGCTGATTCTTTCTTGTGTAATAGCTGTGGACAGAATGACCAAATTCATGTGCGAGTGTAAACAGATTGTTCACATTATCCTGCCAGTTCATTAAGATATACGGATTCGTTCCATATGCCCCTGAGGAATAAGCCCCGCTCCGTTTGCCGCGGTTCTCATGCACGTCCACCCAGCGGTTATCAAAGCCCTCTTTCAAAACAGATACATAATCCTCACCAAGCGGTGCCAACCCTTTTAAGACATAATCCTTCGCTTCCTCATATGGAATCTCCATCTTTACGTCCTTGACAAGCGGCGTGTACAGATCATACATATGAAGTTCATCAACACCTAGAATTTTCTTTCTCAGGCTGACATAGCGGTGCAGCAAATGAAGATTATCATGAATGGCACCTACTAAATTCTCATAGACACTTTCCGGAATATTATTGGCAGAAAGCGCCGCTTCACGTGCGGATGAATAATTACGAACCTTTGCATAGAAATTATCCTTCTTAACCGTTCCTGCAAGTGTGCTTGCAAATGTATTCTTATATTGGCCGTATGTCTTGTACATCGCTTCAAACGCATCTTTACGCACACGGCGGTCAGCGCTCTCAAGGAATCTTGTATACCTTCCGTGAGTGAGTTCAACCTCCTGACCATTTTCATCCTTAATAGACGGGAAGCGAAGATCGGCATTATTCAGCATGCCGAATGTATTGGATGAGGCACTTAACGCTTCTGATGCCTGCGCTAATATTGCCTCCTGATCAGCAGACAGCACATGCGGTCTTTGCAAATTAATTTCTTTCAGTACTTGTGCATAAAGCTTTAACTCTTCCTTCTCTTCCATGAAGCGATTGATTGTTTCTTCATTGATTGAAAGAATCTCCGGTACGATATAAGAGAAAATGCTGGAAGCCTGTGAATACAGATTCTTGGCCCTGTCATCCATACCTTGATAGAAGGTGTTACCCGTATCTTGGTCATACCTCATGTGAGAATATGTATATAAGCGGCCAAGACGTTCTGTCATCTCATCCTGAAATTGCAAGGCATCCCATAATACATCTGCACTTTCGCTTAATTTACCTTGATATTGTTTACCCTTTGGAAGAGATTCCTGAATTTCCTTGAATTCATTCTCCCAAGCTTGATCTGTTTCATAAATATCCTCAAGCCTCCATGTGTCCTCCACCGGGATATCATTACGTTCTGGCAATTGGTTTACATCTGCTGCCATTTCATTCCCTCCATTTCATCACATATCTAAATTAGTTTCGCCATAAATCATTGTGTTCCTCTTTTAAAAAGTCCAGCACCACCTGATTAATCGTAGAATGCTGCATCTCTTTTGTCAGAAACCCTTCCTCTATTATATAGCTATTTTCTTTATTTTTTATTAAATATTCCGTTTTTTCAAGAAATCTCATATATTCCTCTACCGGAGCGAAGAAGGGTATCTTTACGCTGGGCAGGCTCCTGATCACTATCTCTCTTTTACGTAGTCTATCCATAAAATGCCGGCGGATTCCCCAGTGTGTAATTTCTCCATGCTTTTGCTGGCAATTAAGCAAATCCATGAAGACAAGCCCTTGCCAATGATGCGGTGCACTTCCATACAGAAATGAACTTTTGAGGGGAATGCCAATCATTTTCGGCAGCATGCCTTGTATGCCAATGGAATAGAGGCTGCGAAGAAGTGGATTCTTGGCTCCTTGATACCTCCACTCATTCCGAATCAGACTTTCACGCTTTCTCATCCACTCCCGTATATACAAGAAAGGTCTTGCTCTCGGCCTCAGCCATTGTCGGATAGTACGTCCTTTTAACGGAAGCCTTTCAGCTTGTCCAAAGAATATTTCTTTCGTAATAGGTATGAGATTTCGAAGTAGAAGAACGGTTTTAGGGTTTTGAGGATCAAAGAATAAGAGGTATAAATCTCCTGAGGGGGATAATCGAATGGCCGATTGGAGAGATGCCGGCAGTGACCACTCCATACTGCCTTTTTTCTTAAGAAGGGGTAAATGGAAAATCCAAACTGGTTCAATGCCTTCCTCCTGATAGCCCATTGTCCTTTCGATAAGTCTTTCTGCAGAAAGAGCTGAGCATTGGAACTCAATCGCATAGTCTAGTCCATCCGCATGAACGGCAATATCCGCTCTTTGGGAGATGGAATGGTAATATTGCTCTAACACAGCCCTTTCCGCCCATTGTAATGCCCATTCATAAATAAGATTTTTCCCTTCTAAATGAATAATGGATTCGGGTTCATCCATGCCTGGACAACGCTCTTCTCTTTGATGGGCAAAATGAGGAATACGTCTGCTTCCCGCCTTGAACAGTACACGCTTTTGGCAAATGGGGCATTTGAATATTCGATTCTTTCGTTCTGCCAAATGGGTCGAATGAACAAGTCTTCCTTCTTCGTCGGCCGCTATCAACATCCAAACAGCTCCTTTCTAGAATTAAGGTCATTATTCTAATTCTAGAAAAGGGCTGATAATCCTCCTATGCAAGCAATTATAAGAAGGGAGATAGCAATCTTGATAAGGACTCAAAGAAACGTACGAAGAAGTTGCGGTTCTGAAAGGTTTCACTGTGAAGTTCATTAGAGACAAGCAAGTCATGCAAGTAATCGTGAACAAGCTTTTTGACACTGTTGGTGCGATACAAGAACGCATTCACCTCAAAGTTTAAATGGAAGCTCCGCATATCCATATTGGATGTACCAATTGAAGCGAGCTGCCCGTCTACAATCATAATCTTAGAATGCATGAAGCCTTCCCTGTATTCATAGATTTTCACCCCAGCTTCAAGTAATTCAGGGTAATACGACCTGGAGGCATGGAAGACAATACGGCTGTCAGGGTTGCTAGGCGCCAGCAGCCTTACATCAATTCCGCTCAGAGCCGCAACCTTTAAGGCGGAGAATATATCCTCATCCGGTATGAAATAAGGGGAGGCAATCCATACTGATTCTTTCGCTGACGTGATCATAGAGAAGTATATATTTTTGATTACACTCCATTCATTATCAGGCCCGCCTGCAAGAACCTGAACTCCGCCATGAATTTCATTCGGCGTTTCCTTCGGCATTAAATAATCTTCCGTCAAGAAGCTATGGTCGGTCATATAATACCAATCTTGAATAAATATTAACTGCAAGGCTCTGACACCCTCACCCTTCAATCGTAAATGAGTGTCCCGCCAGAACCCAATTGATTCATCCTTTCCTAAATACTCATCCCCAATGTTCAATCCGCCGACAAAGCCAATATAGCCATCCACGACGATAATTTTACGATGGTTACGGAAATTAAATTTATTATTTAAGAAGGGAATCTTCACGGGTCCAAATGCAACCACTTCTATCCCCCAGGCTCTCATTTCACGGATGAATTTAGCCGGAAGCCTCCAGGAACCGACATCATCATACAAGAACCTGACTTTCACCCCTTGCTTCGCTTTCTCAATTAGAATATCTTTTATCTCTGACCCCAATTCATCATTTCGTACAATATAATATTCCATATGTATATGATTCTCTGCTGAACGTAAGGCTTCTTTAATTGCCTCGAATGTTTCCTGGCCATTTGTCAGAACTTCTGTTTCAGTGGAGATAGAAATATTCGTATTGCCGAGTTTTTCAGCGAGTCCTAGAAGTTTATCGTAGTCATCATCCCCAATCGCTGGATGTGTATAGCCTTCTTTCGGAGCTTTACTCCCTAAATAAACCTTTTTATCAAGGAAGTATTTCTTCTTGAACATTCTCTCCTTTCGATAATTGCGACCAAATAATAAATAAAAGATAAATCCTAACAATGGAAAAGCGCCTAACACTACAAGCCAGGCCAGCGTCTGCGTCGGATGCCGATTTTCCATAAAAATAATAAAACCGATAAAGATAACTGATAATGTCCCTCCAATACTGATGTACTGGACAAGATCACTCTGAATATTCTCGCGGTATAAATAAGTAACAATAAAAATGGTTAATAAGAATAAAATGATTTTAACCGTGGTCTTCATGCCTATTCACCCTAATCCTCAAAATGTAGTACGACCTTCCTCTATACCCATTTTTAGGGTTTTTGACCCCTGCTTGCTATTAAAGAATAATAAAAAGCTAGTTCCCAAAATGGAAACTAGCTGATTACAATCATGCAAAATATTGATTAACTGTCTTAAATACATCTTCCTGTATAATGACAGAACCATATTCCTCAATTCGATGAATGGTTACCCTTGATTCATCCGAATACTCTAGAAGGATGGATAAAATATTGTCTATTTCATCTTCTTCAAATTCCCCTTCAGGGAATTCAACATAAAGATAGTATTTATTCTCAAAGGAGTATAGTTTCGTGAGTACTCCATGGACTCCATTTGTTTTGCTGAGTGCCACAACATCCTCAAAATCTTGGAAAGTAAGGACAAACTGAAGCGGTCCTTCTTCTACAGCTTGTTCATCCATTGATTGCTCCGGATGAAAATGTTCATTCAGCATTGATTCAATCTTCAGATCAACCGCATTGGCTGGGTCGTCAATCGGCAAGTCGAACTTTTGGCCGTCCTTGGAGAGTTGAGCACGCGTAACTAACACTTCTAATCCTTTTTCAAGTGCTTGGATTTGAATCCAAAGTGGACCTTCTACTGTAAAATCCTCTTCTTCGTGCACTTCATCCATCATTTCCCAGAATAGTTCTTCGCTGCGGTCCCGGTTATACCAGATCTCTTCACGATCGAAGCCGCGCTTCTCTATGTCTCCGTATGAAATATAGAATTTCACAGTGTTTTCATTAATACGCTCGATTTCCATGATTCACTCTCTCCCTTCTGGTTTGAGGTCAATTGAAGGGATTACCCCCAAACTAGGTTGTTATATCTTTTCCCTGTTTTAAAAAATGTTAATCATGGATGAACCTTTCGTCAAGTGTGGTCCTAGTTATATTTTATGATAAATATATGGCAGAGGGAAACAAAATAACCTATTTTTATTAAAATAAACAAAAAGCCCATTTAAATGAACGTGAAAAGCCCCTTGCTGCTTAACAAGGGGCAGAATGTAATGCAGTTAGTTTACTAGGCGTTGAGCTTCGCGAAGTTGAAAGGTTCTGACTTTCCGAGGAAGGAATCGTCTAATTTCATCTTCATTATAGCCGACCTGTAATCTCTTTTCATCGATAATGATTGGTCTTCTTAACAAACCTGGATTTTGCTGGATAATGGTGAACAGTTCTTGCAATGGCAGATTATCTAAGTTCACATTCAGCTTCTGGAATGTTTTTGAACGTGTAGAGATGATTTCATCTGTTCCATCCTCTGTCATGCGAAGGATTTCCTTAATCTCATCAAGACTCAATGTTTCTGAGAATATATTACGTTCTTTATATGGAATATCGTGTTCTTCTAACCACGCTTTTGCCTTTCTACATGACGTACAGCTAGGTGATGTGTATAGTGTTACCATTCCCTGTCACTCTCCCTATCGTTATAGTTCGCAAATCCATCAGTGGCTTTATATTCGACTATGTAAAGTTATAGGTTTATAATATTGGTAATGTGATTATATTGTAATTATTATAAATAAGAAACACATTAAATTTATTATACATGATAAATATTGGGTTGGGTAGATTTTTTTAGAAAAACCTGCCTCAATTTCTCAATATTACACAAAACATAATATTGATGAAATATTTGTCATATTAACCAAATCTAAAGTACCATTTCTATGGACTTAATAGGAAAGTATTTCAATCCCCTTATTCTATTTAATACCCGCTGCCAATTGCGAGTAAACATCCCTTACACAGGTCAAAAGCTGAGGCAATTACACCTCAGCTTTTGATTTCTTCTAATATATCTGCCTTATCAACATGAATCTTTAAAGCCTGCTCTGTCGGTTCAAACGAACGGCCATATAGTTCTTCATCCCTGTACGTATGAAGCTCCCGATATACATCTTGCATTCCCTTTAATACATCATGCTCCATGAGTGCAGGGTCCGGGGACCAATAAAGAATCTCAAGCTCCACTTCCTCCTCTGTTGCTGGGGAGGTTTTTTTATAATAAACAGAGCTCGCATGCTGGAAGCCTTCACGTTTATAAAAACGAAGTCTGCTTTCTGTGTCTTGCTCCGTTTCATTAACTGGCTCAACTTCGAGAAAGATCGGCTTACCCTTCAGCTTCAATTGCTCAAGCAGCTTCTTTCCTATCCCGTTGCCTCTCACATTGCCAATGACATATAAATAATCAATGAAGATAAACTCATCTCTTTCTGCATACAGTAGAATATGGTTTTTTCCTTCATCAATGTAATAGTTCTTGTTTTTATTATTCAATAGAGCATCAAAATGTTCCTTAGATTTCATTTCTTCCTTTGGGAAATACTCTTTTAGTTTATTGTACCAAGTCATGTGTCTTGTCTTCTCTCCTTTGATTTCTGGTTGCACTTAAGTCAAACGGCAACACGCATTTTTACATTCTTTACACTTTTTCCCTTTTCATCTGCTAAATAACCGGCTAGAATGGAATTGTAAAGAACTTTACATTCATGAAATATATTGGAGGGACCCTTGAATGACCGAATATGCAGTTGATTTCTTCTTGTTCGCTTTATTTGTCATTGGTTTAACGGCCTTTATGGGCCCGCTTACAAACGGTATCGGCCATCTCCTTTCCCCTCGTCAGAAGAGAAACTCCTTTGTGAAACAAACAAGCCTGTCACAAGCAGGATTCAAGTCGGTCGGCGGCAAGCCAAAGTAATAAAAAAGCAGCGAGTCCGCTTCGGTCTTGCTGCTTTTCTTCATTTTATGGTGTATAGTCCACCCCAGGGGTGTATCGATTACCGGAATTCCATAGAAGGAATTCATCTATTCCTTCCTCATTCAAAGCCTTGATTTGAGCCTCTACTTCTTCTTTTCCATAAGGCATATAATTGCCCTTGCCAAGCCACGTAGCGGTGAAATCCTGAATCCAAGGCCTTGATACCGGTGGATTCTTCAATTCACCAAGCTTTTTATTCTCAAGCTTGGCATATTCTTTAATCAGCTGGTATGGCTCAAGGTCTGGCTTCGTGATACCAAAATAAGAGGTCCAATGACTTGGATAAATCATCGAGGAAATGACATCAACATGTTCTGAGATCTTCGAGAAATTCTGTCCAATTCCTGGTGCCTCCGGCAAGGTTGCCGAATACCCGAATATATCAACGGACACTTCAACATCATAAGGCTCAAGCTTCTCCTTCGCATAAGCCACAAAGTCCGTTACAGCATTCACTCGGTGCTGTACATTATCTACAGCTTTATCTCCGTAATCGCCGACGGAATATTTAAGCTCATTATCCCTTCTTTCAAATCCTTCAGGAAAACGGACATAATCAAATTGGATCTCTTCAAAGCCCATCTTAGCTGCTTCAATCGCGATGTCGACATTATAATCCCATACTTCCTTCACAAATGGGTTTACGAAGGACTCCCCGCGTCCATTCTTCCAAACCTCTTCCCCGTCCTTAAAGGACCATTCCGGCTTCTTGTTCGCTAAATAGCTGTCCTTAAAGACAACCACACGGGCAATTGGATATATTTCCCGCTTTTCCATATCCTTCAGCAATTTCTCCGGATTCTTAATCAAGTTCATTCCCGCTTTTGCATAAGGCTTCGACTCATCCGGCAGATAAGTCAAATTCCCGCGGTCATCCTTAATATCAATGACCATCGCATTCAAATCTGTCGACTCAATTAATTGGACAAGTTCTTGATATTTGCTCCCGCCGGCAGAATTGCCCGTTACATAAACTCCCCGAACCGCATCTGGATAGGTAAAGGAATAGTTCCCCCCTGGAAAGCGATTCATATCAGCCGGCAGTTCCTTGTTCTCAATGCTAATCTTTTGTTCACTATGTAATTTAACCTGTCTGCCCTCAGCACTCGCCTCCGCACTCCATGCAGAAAAAGCGAGCAGATTCAACAAAATCAACTGTTTCACTATTCTCATTCTTCCCATCCACTCCTCTCTTTTCCATTTACCACCATTCATTATACACTATTCTCCAAATTACACAGAATTATGTATCTTTCATCTGGCATTAATCCACTGAATATTCCTTCTGTTCTTTTGTAAATGAAAACGAATAAACGGACATCTCTTAGACTAAACCGGCTGCCATGCTGCTTCTTTTCCTCCAAAACTCATCAAAGAGGATATAGGCTATCGCACCAATGGTACCAAGGATATTGAAAAATAAGTTACTTTCCTCCAGAGATAAAAATAGAGACAGGGATAAACAATAGATTAGCAGTTTTATAGCCATTCGATGATGCTCGTTTTGAGCAAAATAAGCAAAACATTTACCAATGATCGAGGATACAAATCCAAAGCGAAACACTAAAAGGGAGGTGTACATAATTGTTATTAACGTAAAAGGTATGATGTCGACCAATTGAATATCTTCGATAAATAGTAGAAACCCAACAAAGAGGAATGCAATAAAGACTGTTACAACTAAGACAGTTAATAAATTTCGTAGAATGATTTTGATCAAAAGTCCTCCAATAAATATTTGTCCTCTCAATAATTTTACAATTATTTACAAATGCATTCAACTTACACCAACAAAAAAATTCTCCCCGAAAAGGGAGAATTCATTCAATAATTTCTACTATGTCTCAGTCTTCTTCACTCTCGTAAAGACATAGGCTGTAATCCAGGCGGTCATTGGAATAACTAATGCCACTCCAGTGCCTGCACAGAATATTGTCATCATTTCGGCACTGAAAATCTTCGAATTGATGATTTCACCAAAGGAATAGTCTAAATCCTTAAACCAAATCAACAGGGCCATATACCCGCCAAAAAAGGCAAAGAATAATGTATTAGCACTTGTACCTAAAATGTCTTTACCAATTTGGATGCCGAACGAGAAGAATTCTTTCCTGCTCGCATAAGGATGATGGAAGCGCATCTCAAACATTGGAGAAGAGATAGCCATGG includes:
- the pepF gene encoding oligoendopeptidase F; the protein is MAADVNQLPERNDIPVEDTWRLEDIYETDQAWENEFKEIQESLPKGKQYQGKLSESADVLWDALQFQDEMTERLGRLYTYSHMRYDQDTGNTFYQGMDDRAKNLYSQASSIFSYIVPEILSINEETINRFMEEKEELKLYAQVLKEINLQRPHVLSADQEAILAQASEALSASSNTFGMLNNADLRFPSIKDENGQEVELTHGRYTRFLESADRRVRKDAFEAMYKTYGQYKNTFASTLAGTVKKDNFYAKVRNYSSAREAALSANNIPESVYENLVGAIHDNLHLLHRYVSLRKKILGVDELHMYDLYTPLVKDVKMEIPYEEAKDYVLKGLAPLGEDYVSVLKEGFDNRWVDVHENRGKRSGAYSSGAYGTNPYILMNWQDNVNNLFTLAHEFGHSVHSYYTRKNQPYQYGDYSIFVAEVASTTNEALLNDYLLKEIDDEQKKIYLLNHYLEGFRGTVFRQTMFAEFEHLIHKMAQDGIALTAESFTKTYYDLNKKYFGEDIVIDEEIGLEWSRIPHFYYNYYVYQYATGFSAAAALSSQILEEGQPAVERYLGFLEAGSSDFPIEVLKKAGVDMTSPEPIEAACKVFEEKLTELEQLLNK
- a CDS encoding competence protein CoiA, with the translated sequence MLIAADEEGRLVHSTHLAERKNRIFKCPICQKRVLFKAGSRRIPHFAHQREERCPGMDEPESIIHLEGKNLIYEWALQWAERAVLEQYYHSISQRADIAVHADGLDYAIEFQCSALSAERLIERTMGYQEEGIEPVWIFHLPLLKKKGSMEWSLPASLQSAIRLSPSGDLYLLFFDPQNPKTVLLLRNLIPITKEIFFGQAERLPLKGRTIRQWLRPRARPFLYIREWMRKRESLIRNEWRYQGAKNPLLRSLYSIGIQGMLPKMIGIPLKSSFLYGSAPHHWQGLVFMDLLNCQQKHGEITHWGIRRHFMDRLRKREIVIRSLPSVKIPFFAPVEEYMRFLEKTEYLIKNKENSYIIEEGFLTKEMQHSTINQVVLDFLKEEHNDLWRN
- the cls gene encoding cardiolipin synthase, with amino-acid sequence MKTTVKIILFLLTIFIVTYLYRENIQSDLVQYISIGGTLSVIFIGFIIFMENRHPTQTLAWLVVLGAFPLLGFIFYLLFGRNYRKERMFKKKYFLDKKVYLGSKAPKEGYTHPAIGDDDYDKLLGLAEKLGNTNISISTETEVLTNGQETFEAIKEALRSAENHIHMEYYIVRNDELGSEIKDILIEKAKQGVKVRFLYDDVGSWRLPAKFIREMRAWGIEVVAFGPVKIPFLNNKFNFRNHRKIIVVDGYIGFVGGLNIGDEYLGKDESIGFWRDTHLRLKGEGVRALQLIFIQDWYYMTDHSFLTEDYLMPKETPNEIHGGVQVLAGGPDNEWSVIKNIYFSMITSAKESVWIASPYFIPDEDIFSALKVAALSGIDVRLLAPSNPDSRIVFHASRSYYPELLEAGVKIYEYREGFMHSKIMIVDGQLASIGTSNMDMRSFHLNFEVNAFLYRTNSVKKLVHDYLHDLLVSNELHSETFQNRNFFVRFFESLSRLLSPFL
- the mecA gene encoding adaptor protein MecA, with protein sequence MEIERINENTVKFYISYGDIEKRGFDREEIWYNRDRSEELFWEMMDEVHEEEDFTVEGPLWIQIQALEKGLEVLVTRAQLSKDGQKFDLPIDDPANAVDLKIESMLNEHFHPEQSMDEQAVEEGPLQFVLTFQDFEDVVALSKTNGVHGVLTKLYSFENKYYLYVEFPEGEFEEDEIDNILSILLEYSDESRVTIHRIEEYGSVIIQEDVFKTVNQYFA
- the spxA gene encoding transcriptional regulator SpxA, with product MVTLYTSPSCTSCRKAKAWLEEHDIPYKERNIFSETLSLDEIKEILRMTEDGTDEIISTRSKTFQKLNVNLDNLPLQELFTIIQQNPGLLRRPIIIDEKRLQVGYNEDEIRRFLPRKVRTFQLREAQRLVN
- a CDS encoding GNAT family N-acetyltransferase gives rise to the protein MTWYNKLKEYFPKEEMKSKEHFDALLNNKNKNYYIDEGKNHILLYAERDEFIFIDYLYVIGNVRGNGIGKKLLEQLKLKGKPIFLEVEPVNETEQDTESRLRFYKREGFQHASSVYYKKTSPATEEEVELEILYWSPDPALMEHDVLKGMQDVYRELHTYRDEELYGRSFEPTEQALKIHVDKADILEEIKS
- a CDS encoding putative glycoside hydrolase, whose product is MRIVKQLILLNLLAFSAWSAEASAEGRQVKLHSEQKISIENKELPADMNRFPGGNYSFTYPDAVRGVYVTGNSAGGSKYQELVQLIESTDLNAMVIDIKDDRGNLTYLPDESKPYAKAGMNLIKNPEKLLKDMEKREIYPIARVVVFKDSYLANKKPEWSFKDGEEVWKNGRGESFVNPFVKEVWDYNVDIAIEAAKMGFEEIQFDYVRFPEGFERRDNELKYSVGDYGDKAVDNVQHRVNAVTDFVAYAKEKLEPYDVEVSVDIFGYSATLPEAPGIGQNFSKISEHVDVISSMIYPSHWTSYFGITKPDLEPYQLIKEYAKLENKKLGELKNPPVSRPWIQDFTATWLGKGNYMPYGKEEVEAQIKALNEEGIDEFLLWNSGNRYTPGVDYTP